Proteins encoded within one genomic window of Ostrinia nubilalis chromosome 5, ilOstNubi1.1, whole genome shotgun sequence:
- the LOC135072229 gene encoding uncharacterized protein LOC135072229, which produces MDSNSNSSEMCWPKLELDMETEREKRDKITWNSENTIRLIEVLEKDCRELWDVRHPLNRDRISRQSKHEYLACMFGTTAEEISRKIHNLRTQLNNELRKIKRRQSSGCPEGGAGGSGWEYFDALSFLVKEPIAMEDNIEGVNLALAEFQADEEEEFGIAARAAAMESGSPPARPRGRLRVAASAPPPLPPSAHPLMTWPEEAVPRLRPGISSDECQIFGDFVASELRTLRSDESRKKLKRMIQKAILQVGEEEDVNIISG; this is translated from the exons ATGGACTCGAATTCAAACTCGTCGGAGATGTGTTGGCCGAAATTAGAACTAGATATGGAGACAGAAAGAGAGAAACGTGACAAGATTACTTGGAACTCCGAAAACACCATACGATTGATTGAGGTTCTGGAAAAGGATTGCCGCGAGCTGTGGGATGTGAGACACCCGCTAAACAGGGACAGAATATCGAGACAATCGAAGCACGAGTATTTGGCTTGTATGTTTGGGACTACAGCTGAAGAAATAAGCAGGAAAATTCATAATTTGAGGACGCAGTTGAACAATGAGTTGAGAAAAATAAAGCGTCGTCAGTCGTCAGGGTGCCCGGAGGGGGGCGCGGGGGGAAGCGGCTGGGAGTATTTTGATGCCCTCTCTTTCCTCGTCAAGGAGCCGATCGCGATGGAAGACAACATCGAAGGAGTCAATTTAGCG CTCGCCGAATTCCAAGCtgatgaagaagaagaatttgGGATTGCTGCTCGAGCAGCGGCCATGGAGTCTGGCAGCCCCCCCGCCAGGCCTCGTGGTAGGCTGCGCGTGGCGGCGTCTGCGCCCCCTCCGTTGCCCCCAAGTGCCCACCCGCTAATGACGTGGCCCGAAGAAGCCGTGCCCAGGCTGAGACCAGGCATCAGCTCTGACGAGTGTCAG ATATTCGGCGACTTCGTAGCCTCGGAACTGCGCACCCTGCGATCTGACGAGTCTCGGAAGAAGCTCAAGCGCATGATTCAGAAGGCGATCCTGCAAGTTGGAGAGGAGGAAGACGTCAACATCATCTCCGGATAG
- the LOC135072228 gene encoding uncharacterized protein LOC135072228, whose product MSKRKVFNSEGRGIIAKVYHFLQEEYQFLKTHNSDKCDLSPLANITKRTAEATGASERTISRILKEEKELPSPSSKFSSPMKKRRKRDSKFDFRGMDYDIIRTTIQRFYIEHNEKPTLAKLQSVLKEKIGFDGCMSTLYSLLKKMGYKWNKIGNTRKSLQERHEIQLWRLRFLKTIQQCRSKGRPIVYTDETYVLNKDKSFIVAHAGTSSGFISGAFSVYKAATTTGDVNFYMNFDTYVKWLNEMLLPNLPENSVIVMDNAVYHNARSSKIPTLNHSKDDMQKWLKENDIYFDEQSHKLELYDLIKENKKRFVTYHIDEIVKSKGFEILRLPPNHPELNAIENIWDILKTRIDWNDVGQNLAEVKISILKGLESIDANIAWHNACKHVEKIEKEYMKYYDFEFDTNLAYQSGDSDIEDFQSDSDSENEYGVEDLCECKLELCES is encoded by the exons ATGTCAAAGCGCAAAGTTTTTAATAGCGAA GGACGAGGAATTATCGCCAAAGTCTATCACTTTCTTCAGGAGGAGTACCAATTTCTGAAAACGCACAACAGTGACAAATGTGATTTAAGTCCTTTGGCGAATATAACTAAGCGCACTGCTGAAGCAACAGGAGCCTCTGAACGAACTATATCAAGGATCTTGAAAGAAGAAAAAGAGCTGCCATCGCCTTCCTCCAAGTTCAGTTCTCCCATGAAAAAACGACGCAAAAGAGACAGCAAATTCGATTTCCGTGGTATGGACTACGACATCATTCGAACTACAATCCAAAGATTTTATATTGAACACAATGAGAAACCAACTTTGGCAAAACTACAGTCAGTATTAAAGGAAAAGATTGGTTTTGACGGATGTATGAGTACTTTATATTCTTTGCTCAAAAAAATGGGTTACAAATGGAATAAAATTGGTAACACACGTAAATCGTTACAAGAAAGGCACGAAATACAATTATGGCGTTTGAGATTTTTGAAAACAATTCAGCAGTGCCGTTCCAAAGGCCGTCCTATTGTGTACACAGATGAGACATACGTACTAAATAAGGACAAAAGTTTTATTGTAGCACATGCTGGTACCAGTAGTGGTTTTATTTCAGGTGCTTTTTCAGTATACAAAGCAGCAACCACAACTGGAGATGTTAACTTCTACATGAATTTTGATACTTACGTTAAGTGGCTGAATGAGATGCTTCTGCCGAATTTACCAGAAAATTCAGTAATTGTGATGGATAACGCTGTTTATCACAACGCCCGAAGCAGTAAAATACCTACGTTAAATCACAGCAAAGACGATATGCAAAAGTGGCTGAAAGAAAACGACATTTATTTCGATGAACAGTCTCACAAGTTAGAGCTGTACGATttaatcaaagaaaataaaaagcgtTTTGTGACATATCACATCGACGAAATAGTAAAAAGTAAAGGCTTCGAAATATTACGGCTGCCACCAAATCATCCCGAGCTGAACGCGATCGAAAACATCTGGGATATATTAAAAACTCGGATTGATTGGAACGATGTCGGACAAAACCTGGCTGAAGTCAAAATATCAATACTTAAAGGTTTGGAGAGCATCGATGCCAACATTGCCTGGCATAACGCTTGCAAACATGtggaaaaaattgaaaaagaatatatgaaatattatgaTTTTGAGTTTGATACTAATTTAGCCTACCAATCAGGTGACAGTGATATCGAAGATTTTCAAAGTGACAGTGATAGTGAGAACGAATACGGAGTAGAAGACTTATGTGAGTGCAAGTTAGAGTTATGTGAATCTTAA